A window of the Anoplopoma fimbria isolate UVic2021 breed Golden Eagle Sablefish chromosome 17, Afim_UVic_2022, whole genome shotgun sequence genome harbors these coding sequences:
- the ece1 gene encoding endothelin-converting enzyme 1 isoform X2 yields the protein MSTYKRATLDEEDLVDSTGDDVYPSRPMQVTLLHGRGPTCWPDRTQRERRLLFLVCVVSLGLFISLIATGALYQQTHPGLCLNEPCITVAGAVIGALDRSVDPCHDFYNFACGGWVKSNPLPEGKSRWGPFSNLWENNMLVMKHLLENTTMKGLSMAEKKAQRYYQACMNEAKIEALGAKPLQELISQIGGWALTEPWDKKNFQEVLRMVSANYRTSPFFTVFVSTDSKNSNSNIIQVDQSSLGLPSRDYYLNKTANEKYLTAYLNFLVELGVLLGGSEETSRTLMEEIVDFETSLANITVPQEERRDEELIYNKMEAKDLTTLVPAVDWMPYLTEVFAPVPLNESEPVVVYAKEYLQQVSDLITKTNKSLLNNYMIMKVVRKMGSILDQRFQDAEQRFLEVMYGTKKSCTPRWKLCVSDTDSALGFALGAMFVKATFAEDSKAIAEDMVGEIKWAFEDSLKYVSWMDSETKRAAKEKADAIYNMVGYPEFIMNGSKLDKVFNDFEVVSELYFQNVMQYYNFSARVTADQLRKTPNRNQWSMTPPTVNAYYNPTKNEMVLPAGILQAPFYSRSWPKALNFGGIGVVMGHELTHAFDDQGREYDKDGNLRPWWKNSSVEAFKKQTQCMVEQYGNYSINQEPLNGKHTLGENIADNGGLKAAYKAYVNWIKKNGEEATLPALGMTNHQLFFVGFAQVWCSVRTPESSHEGVITDPHSPSRFRVIGTISNSQEFSKHFGCKADAPMNPKHKCELW from the exons CTCACCCGGGCCTGTGCCTTAACGAGCCGTGCATTACCGTGGCCGGTGCGGTCATAGGAGCCCTGGACCGATCCGTCGACCCCTGCCATGATTTCTACAACTTTGCCTGTGGGGGCTGGGTGAAGAGCAACCCGCTCCCAGAGGGGAAGTCCCGCTGGGGACCTTTCAGCAACCTGTGGGAGAACAACATGCTcgtaatgaaacatttattag AAAACACAACGATGAAAGGTCTGAGCATGGCTGAGAAAAAGGCCCAGCGATACTATCAGGCCTGCATGAACGAGGCTAAGATTGAAGCGTTAGGAGCTAAGCCACTGCAGGAGCTTATCAGCCAG ATAGGAGGATGGGCTCTGACAGAACCCTGGGACAAGAAAaacttccaggaagtgttgcgTATGGTGTCGGCCAACTATCGCACCTCACCTTTCTTCACCGTGTTTGTCAGCACCGACTCCAAAAACTCCAACAGCAACATCATCCAG GTGGATCAGTCCAGTTTAGGACTACCTTCACGGGATTACTACCTCAACAAAACGGCAAATGAAAAG TATCTGACGGCATACCTCAACTTCCTGGTGGAGTTGGGGGTTCTCCTGGGAGGCTCCGAGGAGACGTCCCGGACGCTGATGGAGGAGATCGTGGACTTTGAAACCAGCCTGGCCAACATCACCGTCCctcaggaggagagaagagacgAGGAGCTCATCTACAACAAGATGGAGGCCAAGGATCTGACA ACTCTGGTCCCTGCAGTGGACTGGATGCCGTATCTCACAGAAGTGTTTGCTCCTGTGCCGCTCAATGAGTCAGAGCCGGTGGTTGTTTATGCCAAAGAATACCTCCAGCAAGTTTCAGACCTCataaccaaaacaaataaaag CCTTCTCAACAACTACATGATAATGAAGGTGGTGAGGAAGATGGGGTCCATTTTGGACCAAAGGTTCCAGGACGCAGAGCAGCGCTTCCTCGAGGTCATGTACGGAACAAAGAAG AGCTGCACTCCGCGCTGGAAGCTGTGCGTCAGCGACACGGACAGCGCCCTGGGCTTCGCTCTGGGAGCCATGTTTGTCAAAGCCACCTTCGCCGAGGACAGCAAGGCCATT GCTGAAGACATGGTTGGGGAGATTAAATGGGCGTTTGAGGACAGCCTGAAGTACGTGAGCTGGATGGACTCGGAGACAAAAAGAGCAGCAAAAGAAAAG GCAGATGCGATATACAACATGGTCGGATATCCAGAGTTCATCATGAACGGCTCAAAGCTGGACAAAGTGTTCAATGAT TTCGAGGTGGTGTCGGAGCTTTACTTCCAGAACGTCATGCAGTACTACAACTTCTCAGCCAGAGTGACTGCAGACCAGCTGAGGAAAACTCCCAACAGAAACCA gtggaGCATGACACCTCCAACGGTGAACGCATATTACAACCCAACCAAGAATGAGATGGTTCTGCCTGCAGGGATTCTTCAGGCTCCGTTTTACAGTCGTTCGTGGCCTAA agctCTTAACTTTGGTGGAATCGGAGTCGTCATGGGACATGAACTGACTCATGCTTTTGATGACCAAG GGAGGGAATACGACAAGGATGGAAACCTGCGTCCCTGGTGGAAGAACTCCTCAGTGGAGGCGTTTAAGAAGCAGACGCAGTGCATGGTGGAGCAGTACGGAAACTACAGCATCAACCAGGAGCCCCTGAACGGGAAACACACCCTGGGAGAGAACATCGCCGACAACGGGGGACTCAAGGCCGCCTACAAG GCTTATGTGAACTGGATCAAAAAGAACGGAGAGGAGGCCACGCTACCTGCCCTGGGAATGACGAACCATCAGCTGTTTTTTGTAGGATTTGCACAG GTTTGGTGCTCTGTCAGGACTCCCGAAAGCTCACACGAGGGCGTCATCACAGATCCTCACAGTCCGTCAAGGTTTCGAGTCATCGGCACCATCTCCAATTCACAAGAATTCTCGAAGCACTTTGGCTGCAAAGCAGACGCTCCCATGAACCCTAAGCACAAGTGTGAGCTTTGGTGA